A region from the Lolium perenne isolate Kyuss_39 chromosome 4, Kyuss_2.0, whole genome shotgun sequence genome encodes:
- the LOC127295859 gene encoding uncharacterized protein has translation MAAAATMTWHEELATLVGDAAPAPNSARGWYGHDDDEEPKPEEGWAQQAKGFAQSTAEMLRELGLGVWDVAAQSLAGAEDSDLARRLRRPAAAAGKRLSFMNEFLPEDRDPARCWAVVAAVAFVALLVLGLGSVDDTPTPVEQPKKLYISPPNAKRFQLPDGRHLAYEEKGISADRARFSLIAPHSFLSSRLAGIPGISTSLLEEFGARLVTYDLPGFGESDPHPGRNLNSSALDMLHLADALGVVDKFWVVGYSGGGMHAWSALRYIPDRVAGAAMFAPMANPYDSKMSKDEKRKIWDRWSTKRKLMHILARRFPSLLRLFYHWSFLSGKQGQPESWLSVSLGKKDKTLLEAPMFNAFWEKDVAESVRQADAQPFVEEAAMQVSDWGFSLSDIQMQKKEDQGLFELIMSLFSHTEREWVGFLGPIHIWQGMDDRVVPPSATEFVRRMVPGATVHKLLEEGHFSYFCFCDECHRQIFSTLFGTPQGPIDPVPETSEPTTELAEETTTAYEEEAAEQEQEPTGSA, from the exons atggcggcggcggcgacgatgacGTGGCACGAGGAGCTGGCCACGCTCGTCGGCGACGCGGCGCCGGCGCCGAATTCGGCCCGCGGCTGGTACGggcacgacgacgacgaggagccgAAGCCGGAGGAGGGGTGGGCGCAGCAGGCCAAGGGGTTCGCGCAGTCGACGGCGGAGATGCTGCGGGAGCTGGGGCTCGGCGTCTGGGACGTGGCCGCGCAGAGCCTCGCCGGCGCCGAGGACAGCGACCTCGCGCGCCGCCTgcgccgccccgccgccgccgccggcaagcgCCTCAGCTTCATGAACGAGTTCCTCCCCGAGGACCGCGACCCCGCCCGGTGCtgggccgtcgtcgccgccgtcgccttCGTCGCGCTCCTCG TATTAGGTCTGGGAAGTGTCGATGATACCCCAACCCCAGTAGAGCAACCGAAGAAACTCTACATAAGCCCCCCGAACGCTAAAAGGTTTCAACTTCCTGATGGGCGGCATTTGGCTTATGAAGAAAAAGGAATTTCAGCTGACAGGGCAAGATTTTCACTGATTGCTCCCCATTCTTTTCTTTCGTCAAGGCTGGCAG GAATCCCTGGAATCAGCACATCACTTCTAGAGGAATTTGGGGCACGACTTGTGACCTATGATCTTCCTGGTTTTGGTGAAAGTGATCCTCATCCAGGCCGAAATCTCAATTCTTCTGCATTGGACATGCTTCATTTGGCCGACGCCCTTGGGGTTGTGGACAAGTTCTGGGTTGTAGGCTATTCTGGAGGTGGCATGCATGCTTGGAGTGCTCTTCGATACATTCCTGACCGAGTGGCAG GTGCAGCAATGTTCGCCCCTATGGCAAATCCATATGACTCCAAGATGAGCAAAGATGAGAAGCGTAAAATATGGGACAGGTGGTCAACTAAGAGGAAACTAATGCACATTTTAGCCCGGAGGTTCCCATCACTATTGCGCCTCTTCTATCACTGGAGCTTCCTTTCTGGAAAGCAAGGACAGCCCGAGAGTTGGTTATCAGTGTCACTGGGAAAGAAG GATAAAACTTTACTGGAAGCTCCTATGTTCAATGCATTCTGGGAAAAGGATGTTGCAGAGTCTGTGCGCCAGGCAGATGCGCAACCATTTGTAGAGGAAGCTGCGATGCAAGTATCTGATTGGGGTTTCAGCCTGTCTGACATTCAAATGCAGAAGAAAGAGGATCAGGGATTATTTGAATTGATCATGTCCCTGTTCAGCCACACTGAACGAGAGTGGGTGGGATTTCTGGGCCCAATACACATATGGCAG GGAATGGATGACCGTGTGGTGCCTCCTTCAGCGACCGAGTTTGTCCGGAGGATGGTTCCAGGAGCCACGGTTCACAAGCTCCTCGAAGAAGGCCACTTCTCGTACTTCTGTTTCTGCGACGAGTGCCACAGGCAGATATTCTCCACCCTGTTTGGCACTCCGCAGGGCCCTATCGACCCCGTACCCGAAACCAGCGAACCGACCACAGAACTCGCGGAAGAAACAACAACAGCGTATGAGGAAGAAGCTGCGGAACAGGAGCAAGAACcaacaggctcagcctga
- the LOC139830193 gene encoding uncharacterized protein, producing the protein MDGIWLMKKKEFQLTGQDFHCSPFFSFVKARIPGISTSLLEEFGARLVTHDLPGFVESDPHPGRNLNSSALDMLHLTDALGVVDKFWVVGYSGGGMHAWSALRYIPDRVAGAAMFAPMANPYDSKMSKDEKRKIWAGANAMSNLFWDKTLLEAPMFNASWEKDVAESVRQADAQPFVEEAVMQVSDWGFSLSDIQMQKKEDQKLKVYLLILTAMTCLCTQNESQMAGMDDRVVPPSATEFVRRMVPGATVHKLLDEGHFSYFCFCDECHRQIFSTLFGTPQGPIDPVPDATPELEEETSAAHEEVADQEQETTGLA; encoded by the exons ATGGACGGCATCTGGCTTATGAAGAAAAAGGAATTTCAGCTGACAGGGCAAGATTTTCACTGCTCCCCATTCTTTTCTTTCGTCAAGGCTA GAATCCCTGGAATCAGCACATCACTTCTAGAGGAATTTGGGGCACGACTTGTGACCCATGATCTTCCTGGTTTTGTTGAAAGTGATCCTCATCCAGGCCGAAATCTCAATTCTTCTGCATTGGACATGCTTCATTTGACTGATGCCCTCGGGGTTGTGGACAAGTTCTGGGTTGTAGGCTATTCTGGAGGTGGCATGCATGCTTGGAGTGCTCTTCGATACATTCCTGACCGAGTGGCAG GTGCAGCAATGTTTGCCCCTATGGCAAATCCATATGACTCCAAGATGAGCAAAGATGAGAAGCGTAAAATATGGGCAG GTGCAAATGCTATGTCGAATCTGTTCTGG GATAAAACTTTACTGGAAGCTCCTATGTTCAATGCATCCTGGGAAAAGGATGTTGCAGAGTCTGTGCGCCAGGCAGATGCGCAACCATTTGTAGAGGAAGCTGTGATGCAAGTATCTGATTGGGGTTTCAGCCTGTCTGACATTCAAATGCAGAAGAAAGAGGATCA GAAGCTCAAGGTCTACCTGTTGATATTGACAGCAATGACTTGCCTATGTACTCAGAATGAATCTCAAATGGCA GGAATGGATGACCGGGTGGTGCCTCCATCGGCAACTGAGTTTGTCCGTAGGATGGTTCCAGGAGCCACGGTTCACAAGCTCCTGGACGAAGGCCACTTCTCGTACTTCTGTTTCTGCGACGAGTGCCACAGGCAGATATTCTCCACCCTGTTCGGCACTCCGCAGGGCCCGATTGATCCTGTACCCGATGCAACCCCAGAACTCGAGGAAGAAACATCAGCAGCACATGAGGAAGTAGCAGATCAGGAGCAAGAAACGACAGGCTTGGCCTGA
- the LOC127295860 gene encoding uncharacterized protein yields the protein MNTTQKVDPEEPAARIAQQASQFKRWGRKHPFVRYGLPLISLTVFGAVGLGHLIQGGKEVTKEKEDIEWEVVETTKALSRTGPVEGAYKPKNLSLEDELKALQKKVDINSYDYKRIPKPNENK from the exons ATGAATACAACTCAGAAAGTTGACCCTGAGGAACCAGCTGCTAGGATTGCTCAACAAGCCTCACAATTCAAACGATGGGGACGAAAACATCCATTTGTTCGATATGGCCTTCCACTCATTTCTTTGACAGTGTTTGGTGCCGTCGGTCTAGGTCATCTTATACAGGGAGG CAAAGAGGTAACAAAGGAAAAGGAGGATATAGAATGGGAGGTTGTAGAGACAACAAAAGCTCTGAGCCGAACAGGACCAGTGGAAGGGGCATATAAGCCTAAGAATCTCTCACTAGAGGATGAACTGAAG GCTTTGCAGAAGAAGGTTGACATAAATAGCTATGACTACAAGAGAATTCCCAAACCAAATGAAAACAAATGA